In Syntrophobacterales bacterium, the following proteins share a genomic window:
- a CDS encoding VOC family protein, producing MKFRFAHNNFNVLDLEKSVNFYKEALNLTEVRRKAPADGSFILVFLGDGETGHQLELTWLRDRKEPYNLGDNEFHLALIVDDFAAAHALHQQMGCICHENPNMGIYFIHDPDDYWIEILPRR from the coding sequence ATGAAATTTCGCTTTGCGCACAACAATTTCAACGTCCTTGATCTGGAGAAAAGCGTCAATTTCTATAAGGAGGCGCTGAATCTGACCGAGGTCCGCAGAAAGGCGCCCGCCGACGGCAGCTTCATCCTCGTTTTTTTGGGCGACGGCGAGACTGGACACCAACTGGAACTCACCTGGCTTCGAGACCGGAAGGAACCGTATAACCTCGGCGACAACGAGTTTCACCTGGCACTGATCGTGGACGACTTTGCCGCAGCCCATGCCCTTCATCAGCAAATGGGCTGCATCTGTCACGAAAACCCCAATATGGGAATCTACTTTATCCACGACCCGGACGATTACTGGATCGAAATTCTTCCCCGGCGATAA